The Plasmodium malariae genome assembly, chromosome: 3 genome window below encodes:
- the DMT2 gene encoding drug/metabolite transporter, putative has protein sequence MKNEILYRTTFILFLLSYCFQPLLIDIIKYNGCGNSSTFIFLIPHYLSMIIVGFLPKKQKLTECNWMKIFFVSILDLINQVLKKVGLLYAGSAIYIIIDSCTLIFTAMWRKILLNKKISNFQLLGILLITFGIAIKSNNLKFEIDREEVIGVILIIISNFLMGLTFVLNEKYMNQMEGQNIVCLMGIFCLSFVSIWTAIWTLPNFNHLILENIKKKQGDIKTIWLSFLGLFAFNIITSSTLWYIMKISGSLTVGILKGLKVAIIFLFSHIFFCKYDSKQCLNLHSTLSVFCCIVGVLIYSFNGYLLTLTDKLYTVRKSKILV, from the coding sequence atgaaaaatgaaatctTATACAGAacaacatttatattatttttactaagcTACTGCTTCCAACCATTATTAATagacataataaaatacaatggATGTGGAAATTCAagtacttttatttttttaataccaCATTATTTGTCGATGATTATTGTAGGATTTTTAccgaaaaaacaaaaattaactGAGTGCAATTggatgaaaatattttttgtttctataTTAGATTTAATAAATCAAGTGCTTAAAAAAGTTGGCTTATTATATGCTGGGTcagctatatatattattatagatagttgtacattaatatttacaGCTATGTggagaaaaattttattaaataagaagATAAGTAATTTTCAATTATTAGGTATTCTGTTAATAACATTTGGTATTGCTATTAaatcaaataatttaaaattcgAAATAGACAGAGAAGAAGTTATTGgagttattttaataataatcagTAACTTCTTAATGGGATTAACATTCgttttaaatgaaaagtatATGAACCAAATGGAAGGACAGAATATTGTTTGTTTAATGGGCATTTTCTGTCTTAGTTTTGTTTCAATTTGGACAGCTATATGGACACTACCAAATTTtaatcatttaattttagaaaatataaagaaaaaacaagGAGATATTAAAACCATTTGGTTAAGTTTTCTAGGCCTTTTTGCATTTAACATTATAACATCATCAACCTTATggtatattatgaaaattagTGGATCGTTAACTGTTGGAATATTAAAAGGACTTAAAGTTgctatcatttttttatttagtcatatttttttttgtaaatatgaTTCAAAACAGTGTTTAAATCTTCATTCCACTTTATCTGTTTTTTGTTGTATCGTTGGAGTTCTTATTTATTCCTTCAATGGATATTTACTAACTCTTACAGACAAGCTTTACACGGTCAGGAAGTCCAAAATTCTTGTATGA